One genomic region from Sphingobacterium multivorum encodes:
- the infA gene encoding translation initiation factor IF-1, which produces MAKQASIEQDGIIREALSNAMFRVELENGHEIIAHISGKMRMHYIKILPGDKVKLEMSPYDLTKGRITYRYK; this is translated from the coding sequence ATGGCTAAACAAGCCTCAATAGAACAAGACGGTATAATTAGAGAGGCACTTTCTAATGCTATGTTTAGGGTAGAGTTGGAAAATGGACATGAAATCATTGCCCATATTTCTGGTAAAATGCGCATGCACTATATCAAAATTTTACCTGGTGATAAAGTTAAATTGGAAATGTCTCCGTATGATTTGACTAAAGGAAGGATTACTTATCGCTATAAATAG
- the map gene encoding type I methionyl aminopeptidase: protein MSKVFYKSAEDIEQLRKSADVLSQLLGEIAKVIKPGVKTISLDKLAYEYIHDNGGTPAFLNYQGFPYSLCISVNDQIVHGFPSDYEIKDGDLVSVDGGVNLNGFISDSAYTFGVGEISEEAQLLLDVTKESLYKGVEQAVAGKRVGDISSAVQEYVSKFGFGIVRELVGHGVGYHLHEKPEVPNYGKRGAGPKLEEGLVICIEPMINAGRAGVRFWDDGWTVSTVDGKLSAHFEQMVAIRKGEPDVLLTFEHVEKVLNKK from the coding sequence ATGTCTAAAGTATTTTATAAGTCAGCAGAAGATATAGAGCAATTGCGAAAGTCAGCAGATGTGCTTTCGCAATTGCTTGGTGAAATCGCAAAAGTGATTAAGCCTGGGGTAAAGACTATATCTCTTGATAAATTAGCTTATGAGTATATTCATGATAACGGCGGAACGCCTGCGTTCTTAAATTATCAAGGATTTCCATATTCTTTGTGTATATCTGTCAACGATCAAATTGTACACGGCTTTCCAAGTGATTATGAAATTAAAGATGGAGATCTTGTTTCGGTCGATGGTGGTGTCAATCTGAATGGTTTTATCAGTGATTCAGCATACACCTTTGGTGTAGGTGAAATATCTGAAGAAGCACAGTTGTTATTGGATGTAACAAAGGAATCATTGTACAAAGGTGTTGAACAGGCGGTGGCTGGTAAACGTGTTGGGGATATTTCTTCAGCTGTTCAGGAGTATGTGAGCAAATTCGGATTCGGAATTGTTCGTGAACTGGTTGGACACGGAGTTGGTTATCACTTACATGAAAAACCTGAGGTTCCCAATTATGGAAAACGAGGTGCTGGTCCTAAATTGGAAGAAGGTTTGGTTATTTGTATCGAACCGATGATCAATGCAGGGCGTGCGGGTGTTCGTTTTTGGGATGATGGTTGGACAGTAAGTACAGTGGATGGGAAATTATCGGCGCACTTCGAACAGATGGTTGCAATCCGAAAAGGAGAACCAGATGTGTTGCTGACATTCGAACATGTAGAGAAAGTTTTGAACAAAAAGTAG
- the rpsD gene encoding 30S ribosomal protein S4, whose protein sequence is MARYTGPKSKIARKFREPIFGPDKALEKKNYPPGQHGASKRRGKQSEYAIQLLEKQKAKYTYGVLERQFSNLFVKAASKQGITGEIFLKLLEARLDNVVYRLGIATSRAAARQLVSHKHVTVNGEVVNIPSYSLRPGDVVAVRERSQTLEAITNSVAGRTVNKFSWLEWNAKELTGTFLSYPERADIPENIKENLIVELYSK, encoded by the coding sequence ATGGCTAGATATACAGGACCTAAGTCCAAAATTGCCCGTAAATTTAGAGAGCCGATCTTCGGCCCAGATAAAGCGTTAGAAAAGAAAAATTACCCTCCTGGACAACATGGAGCTTCTAAACGCAGAGGTAAACAATCTGAATATGCTATTCAGTTGTTAGAAAAACAAAAAGCAAAATACACTTACGGTGTATTGGAGCGTCAGTTCTCAAACTTATTTGTTAAAGCTGCCTCTAAACAAGGTATTACAGGTGAGATCTTCTTGAAATTGTTAGAAGCTCGCTTGGATAACGTAGTTTACCGTTTAGGTATCGCTACTTCTCGTGCCGCTGCTCGTCAGTTGGTATCCCACAAACACGTTACTGTTAACGGCGAAGTTGTTAACATTCCATCATATAGCTTGCGTCCAGGTGACGTTGTAGCAGTTCGTGAACGTTCTCAAACACTTGAAGCCATCACAAATTCAGTTGCAGGTCGTACTGTAAATAAATTTTCTTGGTTAGAGTGGAATGCGAAAGAATTGACAGGTACTTTCTTAAGCTATCCAGAAAGAGCTGACATTCCTGAAAACATTAAAGAGAACTTAATCGTTGAGTTATACTCTAAATAA
- the rpsM gene encoding 30S ribosomal protein S13 translates to MARIAGIDLPKNKRGVIGLTYIFGIGRTRAEYILEKAGISEDVKVQEWNDEQLAAIRTIINDELKVEGALRSEIQLNIKRLMDIGCYRGLRHRKHLPVRGQRTKNNSRTRKGKRKTVANKKKATK, encoded by the coding sequence ATGGCAAGGATAGCAGGTATTGATTTACCTAAAAACAAAAGAGGTGTGATCGGCCTTACCTATATTTTTGGTATCGGTCGTACAAGAGCTGAATATATCTTGGAAAAAGCTGGTATCAGCGAAGATGTGAAGGTACAAGAGTGGAATGATGAGCAATTGGCAGCAATTCGTACCATCATTAACGACGAATTGAAAGTTGAAGGTGCATTGCGTTCTGAAATTCAATTAAACATCAAACGTTTAATGGATATCGGTTGTTACCGTGGATTGCGTCACCGTAAACACTTACCAGTTCGTGGTCAACGTACTAAAAACAACTCACGTACTCGTAAAGGTAAACGTAAGACAGTTGCAAACAAGAAAAAAGCTACTAAATAA
- the ykgO gene encoding type B 50S ribosomal protein L36 gives MKVRASIKKRSADCKIIRRKGKVFVINKKNPKFKQRQG, from the coding sequence ATGAAAGTAAGAGCATCAATAAAAAAACGTAGCGCGGACTGTAAGATCATCCGTCGTAAAGGTAAAGTTTTTGTAATCAACAAAAAGAACCCAAAGTTTAAACAACGTCAGGGTTAA
- the rpsK gene encoding 30S ribosomal protein S11: protein MAKTKKAAKKRIVVIEPVGQAHINATFNNIIVTLTNNQGQTISWSSAGKMGFRGSKKNTPYAAGQAAQDCGKVAHDLGLRKVEVFVKGPGAGRESAIRTLQTVGIDVTTIKDITPLPHNGCRPPKRRRV from the coding sequence ATGGCTAAAACTAAAAAAGCTGCAAAAAAGCGTATCGTTGTTATCGAACCTGTAGGTCAGGCTCACATTAACGCAACGTTTAACAATATCATTGTAACTTTGACGAATAATCAAGGTCAAACTATTTCTTGGTCTAGTGCTGGTAAAATGGGTTTCCGTGGTTCTAAAAAGAACACGCCATATGCTGCTGGTCAGGCTGCACAAGACTGTGGAAAAGTTGCTCACGATTTGGGTTTACGTAAAGTTGAAGTGTTTGTTAAAGGACCTGGTGCTGGTCGTGAATCGGCAATCAGAACATTGCAAACAGTAGGAATCGATGTGACTACTATCAAAGATATCACTCCACTTCCTCACAACGGTTGTCGTCCTCCAAAACGCAGAAGAGTTTAA
- the secY gene encoding preprotein translocase subunit SecY: protein MKKLITTLTNIWKIDDLRTRILNTLLFLLIYRIGCHVVLPGVNPHALASGQKEGLLGLLDMFAGGSFSRSAIFALGVMPYISASIVVQLLGIAVPYFQKMQKEGESGRQKMNQITRYLTLGITLLQAFAYVRTQIEPSAKTIADPLFTILTAIVLTGGTLFVMWLGEKITDKGIGNGISLIIMTGIIAQLPSGITAEWVSRMAKGGGGPIPLLLEFVALFFVVIFTILIVQGVRKIPVQYAKKIVGNKQVGGVRQYIPLKVNAAGVMPIIFAQAIMFVPMSLGQFFPNLQSEFLTSLSNYTSVAYNVTFAVLIIAFTFFYTAIMVNPQQMSDDMKKNGGFVPGIKPGLETSNFIDRVISNITFPGAIFLAIIAILPAIASLFGINNQFAHFYGGTSLLILVGVVLDTLQQIESHLLMRHYDGLMKTGRIKGRSAASVEGMDHSAI from the coding sequence ATGAAGAAACTAATCACAACCTTAACCAATATTTGGAAAATCGATGATTTACGTACGCGTATTCTAAATACCTTACTTTTTCTTTTGATTTACCGTATTGGATGTCACGTGGTATTACCAGGTGTAAATCCTCATGCTTTGGCTTCTGGTCAAAAAGAGGGTTTATTGGGCTTACTGGATATGTTTGCGGGGGGATCATTCTCTCGTTCGGCTATCTTTGCTTTAGGGGTAATGCCATATATCTCGGCATCCATTGTTGTTCAATTGCTGGGCATCGCGGTTCCTTACTTCCAAAAGATGCAGAAGGAAGGGGAGAGTGGTCGTCAAAAAATGAATCAAATTACTCGCTATTTAACTTTAGGGATTACTTTGCTTCAAGCTTTTGCTTATGTACGTACTCAAATCGAGCCAAGTGCTAAGACAATAGCTGACCCATTATTCACTATTCTGACTGCTATAGTTTTGACAGGCGGTACTTTATTTGTGATGTGGTTAGGAGAGAAAATTACGGATAAAGGTATCGGTAATGGTATTTCTTTGATCATCATGACTGGTATTATCGCTCAATTGCCAAGTGGTATCACTGCGGAATGGGTTTCTAGAATGGCGAAAGGTGGTGGTGGTCCAATTCCATTGTTGCTTGAATTTGTAGCGTTGTTCTTTGTTGTGATCTTTACGATCTTGATCGTACAAGGTGTTCGTAAGATCCCTGTACAATACGCGAAGAAAATCGTTGGAAACAAGCAAGTCGGTGGAGTACGTCAGTATATACCGTTAAAGGTAAATGCTGCAGGTGTAATGCCTATCATTTTTGCACAGGCAATCATGTTTGTGCCAATGAGTTTAGGTCAGTTCTTCCCAAATCTTCAGTCGGAATTTTTGACTTCGTTGAGTAACTATACTTCTGTAGCATACAACGTCACATTTGCGGTGTTAATTATCGCATTTACGTTTTTCTATACAGCGATTATGGTGAACCCACAACAGATGTCGGACGACATGAAGAAGAACGGAGGTTTTGTACCAGGTATTAAACCGGGATTGGAAACTAGTAATTTTATAGACCGCGTAATATCAAATATTACATTTCCAGGTGCAATTTTCTTAGCGATCATTGCTATTCTACCTGCTATTGCAAGTTTGTTTGGTATTAATAATCAATTTGCGCACTTCTACGGTGGTACGTCATTGTTGATTTTAGTAGGTGTGGTGTTGGATACTTTGCAACAGATCGAATCTCATTTATTGATGCGTCATTACGACGGATTAATGAAAACAGGTCGTATTAAAGGTCGTTCGGCCGCGTCTGTTGAGGGAATGGATCATTCGGCAATTTAA
- a CDS encoding DNA-directed RNA polymerase subunit alpha, whose amino-acid sequence MAILAFQRPDKVIMQKSTDFDGTFEFRPLEPGFGVTIGNALRRILLSSLEGYAITSIRFSGVSHEFSTIKGVVEDVTEIILNLKQIRFKKTGEIGDNEKVFVVINGQEQFLAGDITKFSNNFTVLNPDMVICNMDNSVTIELELSIAKGRGYVNADENKVVDAPVGVIAIDSIFTPIKNVKYTIENYRVEQKTDYEKLLLDISTDGSIHPEEALKEAAKILIQHFILFSDENMLLESQTKEETKVVDEEILHMRKILKTELVDLDLSVRALNCLKAADIRTLAELVTYDVADMLKFRNFGKKSLSEIQELVKSKGLSFGMNLAKYKLDEE is encoded by the coding sequence ATGGCAATTTTAGCATTTCAAAGACCGGATAAAGTTATCATGCAAAAATCTACGGATTTTGATGGTACGTTTGAATTTCGTCCATTGGAGCCTGGTTTTGGTGTAACCATTGGTAATGCTTTGCGCCGTATTCTATTGTCCTCTTTAGAAGGATATGCAATTACGTCGATAAGGTTTTCTGGCGTTTCGCACGAATTTTCAACGATCAAAGGTGTTGTTGAAGACGTAACTGAAATTATCTTGAACTTGAAACAAATTCGTTTCAAAAAAACAGGTGAGATTGGCGACAACGAAAAGGTATTTGTAGTAATCAATGGTCAAGAACAATTCTTAGCTGGTGATATCACAAAATTCTCTAATAACTTTACGGTCTTAAACCCAGACATGGTAATCTGTAACATGGATAATTCAGTGACAATTGAATTGGAATTGAGTATTGCCAAAGGTCGTGGATACGTAAATGCTGATGAGAATAAAGTTGTGGATGCTCCAGTAGGTGTTATCGCAATCGATTCGATCTTTACTCCGATCAAGAATGTTAAATATACCATTGAGAATTACCGTGTAGAGCAAAAGACTGACTACGAGAAATTGTTGTTGGATATCTCTACTGATGGCTCAATTCACCCCGAAGAAGCTTTGAAAGAAGCTGCTAAGATCTTAATTCAACACTTTATTCTATTCTCTGATGAGAATATGCTTCTTGAGTCTCAAACGAAAGAAGAAACTAAAGTTGTTGATGAAGAAATCTTACATATGCGTAAGATTCTGAAAACAGAATTAGTAGATCTTGATCTTTCAGTTCGTGCATTGAACTGTTTGAAAGCTGCAGATATTCGCACATTGGCTGAGTTAGTAACTTACGACGTAGCTGATATGTTGAAATTCAGAAACTTCGGTAAAAAATCGTTAAGTGAAATCCAAGAGTTGGTTAAATCGAAAGGTTTATCATTTGGAATGAACTTGGCGAAATACAAATTAGACGAAGAATAA
- the rplQ gene encoding 50S ribosomal protein L17, with translation MRHGKKVNHLGRTDSHRKAMLANMATSLILHKRITTTLAKAKALRTYVEPLITKSKNDTTHSRRTVFAYLKDKDAVSILFREISEKVANRPGGYTRIIKMENRLGDNAEMAFIELVDYNEIYGKKAAAAEKKATRRRGGAKKAAAAETEAPAEVKAEVEGEEKVDGE, from the coding sequence ATGAGACACGGAAAAAAAGTAAATCACTTAGGCCGTACGGATAGCCATAGAAAAGCAATGTTGGCTAACATGGCAACATCATTAATCCTACACAAACGTATTACAACTACTTTGGCTAAAGCTAAAGCGTTACGTACGTATGTTGAGCCTTTGATTACTAAATCTAAAAACGACACAACACACTCTCGTCGTACAGTATTCGCTTATTTGAAAGATAAAGACGCAGTTTCTATCTTATTCCGCGAAATTTCTGAAAAAGTAGCTAACCGTCCAGGTGGTTACACGCGTATCATCAAAATGGAAAACCGTTTAGGTGATAACGCGGAAATGGCTTTCATCGAACTAGTTGACTACAACGAAATCTACGGTAAAAAAGCTGCTGCTGCTGAGAAAAAAGCGACTCGTCGTCGTGGTGGTGCTAAGAAAGCTGCTGCTGCCGAAACTGAAGCTCCTGCAGAAGTTAAAGCTGAAGTAGAAGGTGAAGAAAAAGTAGACGGAGAATAG